One Flavobacteriales bacterium genomic window carries:
- a CDS encoding outer membrane lipoprotein-sorting protein — translation MKTSTIAVKSNRVKILFLLPALLCGFAWTFSIENPDAKEIIRRAEDKLRGTSSEASMSMTIVRPKWERTLDFKTWSKGTELAMILITGPARDKGTAFLKKGKEVWNWQPSIERTIKLPPSMMMQSWMGSDFTNDDLVKESSTVTDYTHKLLKDTTIQNRPCWTLELIPKEDAAVVWGKVIVMIDKKDYIQMRGEFYDEDLYLVNIMQAGDIGMLDGKMLAKKVEMIPVDKKGHKTVIEYHSLVFNKEYPDEFFSVRQLKDLR, via the coding sequence GTGAAAACCAGCACCATCGCTGTGAAATCCAACCGGGTAAAAATATTATTCCTACTGCCCGCTCTCTTATGCGGATTTGCATGGACTTTTTCAATTGAAAATCCGGATGCCAAAGAAATCATCCGGCGTGCCGAAGACAAACTGCGTGGCACCAGCAGTGAGGCTTCCATGTCCATGACTATTGTCAGGCCCAAATGGGAACGTACGCTGGATTTCAAAACATGGTCGAAAGGCACGGAACTTGCCATGATTCTAATAACCGGACCGGCAAGAGACAAGGGCACGGCCTTCTTGAAAAAAGGCAAAGAAGTATGGAACTGGCAACCGTCCATCGAACGTACCATTAAACTACCGCCATCCATGATGATGCAGTCCTGGATGGGGTCCGATTTCACCAATGATGATCTGGTCAAAGAATCTTCCACAGTTACCGATTACACCCACAAGCTTCTTAAGGATACCACCATTCAGAATCGCCCCTGCTGGACCCTGGAATTAATTCCTAAGGAAGATGCCGCCGTGGTGTGGGGCAAGGTGATCGTAATGATCGACAAGAAGGACTATATCCAGATGCGTGGCGAATTCTATGACGAGGATCTTTACCTCGTAAACATCATGCAAGCCGGGGACATCGGAATGCTTGACGGTAAAATGCTGGCAAAAAAGGTGGAAATGATCCCCGTGGACAAAAAAGGACATAAGACAGTTATTGAATACCACTCCCTTGTCTTCAACAAAGAATATCCCGACGAATTCTTTTCGGTAAGACAATTAAAAGATCTCCGCTGA
- a CDS encoding ABC transporter permease: protein MTSRLAWRNLWRNKRRSAITMAMVFLAVILSSLMMSLKDGIYDNMISSTMGTFTGYAQVHAKGYWDDKSLDLSLALSDEQQQKLLSHPNVTGLLPRIQTGVLAASDSITRFSMVVGINPELEEENAQLSERVSTGSYLTSEDQAILVGAGLADYLEVTAGDTLVMLGQGYHGANAAGKYVIKGLIHFGSPELSNRLIILPIKEAQWLFNMEGLNTGMIIRLRNPDKVEKTCRELAGSLGHELEIMSWQDMNPELVRMIETDTIEGYVFMVILYIVISFGLFGTMLMMLAERSHEFGVLVAIGMRRIRLATMVWMEMCILSVMGAIAGMVGAVPVCAWFYYNPISLGDEMKDMVEEYGIEAVIQSSINPTIFLQHGVIVFFLSTLIAIYPLIKLSGLSAIKAMKS, encoded by the coding sequence ATGACCTCCCGCCTGGCCTGGAGAAACCTGTGGAGAAACAAACGGCGATCCGCAATCACCATGGCCATGGTATTCCTGGCAGTCATTCTTTCTTCTCTGATGATGAGCCTCAAGGATGGAATCTATGACAACATGATCTCTTCCACCATGGGCACCTTCACCGGCTATGCCCAGGTGCATGCAAAAGGATACTGGGACGACAAGAGCCTTGACCTCAGTCTCGCGTTGTCTGATGAACAGCAACAGAAATTACTCAGTCACCCCAATGTAACCGGCTTACTACCCAGAATCCAGACAGGCGTTTTGGCCGCATCAGATAGCATCACCCGGTTTTCCATGGTGGTTGGCATCAACCCGGAGCTTGAAGAAGAAAATGCCCAGCTCTCTGAACGTGTATCCACAGGATCTTACCTCACATCGGAAGATCAAGCCATACTGGTAGGCGCCGGTCTTGCCGATTACCTGGAAGTGACCGCCGGGGATACCCTGGTGATGCTCGGACAAGGCTACCACGGCGCCAATGCTGCGGGAAAGTATGTCATCAAAGGATTGATCCACTTCGGCTCCCCCGAACTAAGCAATCGCCTGATCATCCTCCCCATCAAAGAAGCACAATGGCTTTTCAATATGGAGGGGTTGAATACCGGAATGATCATTCGTCTCAGGAATCCCGACAAGGTCGAGAAAACATGCCGGGAACTGGCAGGTTCCCTTGGACATGAACTGGAGATCATGTCATGGCAGGATATGAACCCGGAGCTTGTCCGCATGATCGAAACCGATACCATTGAAGGTTATGTATTCATGGTCATATTATACATCGTGATCTCATTCGGGTTGTTCGGGACCATGTTGATGATGCTCGCAGAAAGAAGCCATGAATTCGGTGTACTCGTAGCCATAGGTATGAGACGCATTCGCCTGGCAACCATGGTCTGGATGGAAATGTGCATCCTGTCGGTCATGGGTGCCATTGCGGGGATGGTTGGAGCGGTACCTGTTTGTGCCTGGTTCTATTATAACCCCATATCCCTGGGTGACGAAATGAAGGATATGGTGGAAGAATACGGAATAGAAGCGGTGATCCAATCATCCATAAACCCGACCATTTTTCTCCAGCATGGGGTCATTGTTTTCTTTCTGTCGACATTGATTGCCATCTACCCACTGATAAAACTTAGCGGCCTGAGTGCCATTAAAGCAATGAAAAGCTGA
- a CDS encoding ABC transporter permease, producing MIIRIAWKNIWRQRIRSLVVIIAIAIGLWAGLFVSAFVRGMMSQKIRNVVDLELAHVQIHHPDFSEDMLARFTIPGEDSIISRISKDKRIKAWSERAMVNVMMATGNYSGGIKVTGINPEQESKITILSKHVVEGTYFDTDKRNTILISKKTAEKYHAELRSKMVLQFQDKDRNIVSAAFRVCGIYDSGNPMYDQANAFVRLEDLQRHLNIGHGIHEIGIMAVDHDLAEPLAKDYSSAFPRLDVAAWLDLSTGMRLMITAMDTYMFYIVGIILLALLFSIVNTMLMAVLERVREIGMLMAIGMTRRRVFSMIMLETVFLSLTGGPAGVLLAWSTITWYGKYGFNVPGAAYGDFGFSNTIYPSLNGGSYIDVTIMVLVMSIFAAVYPAIKALKLKPVEALRKI from the coding sequence ATGATCATTCGTATCGCCTGGAAGAATATATGGCGGCAGCGTATCCGCAGTCTGGTGGTGATCATAGCCATTGCCATCGGGCTTTGGGCTGGACTCTTCGTCTCGGCCTTTGTTCGCGGTATGATGTCACAAAAGATCCGCAATGTGGTGGACCTGGAACTGGCGCACGTGCAAATCCATCACCCTGACTTCTCAGAAGACATGCTCGCCCGATTTACCATTCCTGGTGAAGACAGTATTATCTCAAGAATATCAAAGGACAAGCGCATAAAAGCCTGGTCTGAACGCGCCATGGTAAATGTCATGATGGCTACAGGAAATTATTCGGGTGGAATCAAAGTAACAGGCATCAATCCTGAACAGGAAAGTAAAATAACCATTCTCTCTAAACACGTTGTTGAGGGAACTTACTTTGATACCGATAAGCGCAATACCATTCTGATCAGCAAAAAGACAGCCGAAAAATATCACGCTGAGCTTCGCTCTAAAATGGTACTCCAATTTCAGGACAAAGACAGGAATATTGTGAGTGCTGCATTCCGTGTTTGTGGCATTTACGACTCAGGCAATCCCATGTATGACCAGGCCAATGCTTTTGTCAGATTGGAAGACCTGCAACGGCATCTGAATATCGGTCATGGTATCCATGAGATAGGAATCATGGCCGTAGATCATGATCTTGCCGAGCCACTAGCCAAGGATTATAGCAGTGCATTTCCGAGGCTTGATGTTGCGGCCTGGCTGGACCTCAGCACCGGCATGAGGCTGATGATCACAGCCATGGACACCTATATGTTCTACATCGTAGGTATTATTTTACTGGCCCTGTTATTCAGCATTGTGAACACGATGTTGATGGCTGTACTTGAAAGGGTACGTGAGATTGGTATGTTAATGGCGATAGGTATGACAAGGCGCAGGGTATTTTCTATGATCATGCTGGAAACGGTATTCCTTTCCCTCACCGGCGGACCGGCAGGCGTCTTACTTGCATGGTCAACTATTACCTGGTATGGGAAATACGGCTTCAATGTGCCCGGAGCGGCTTATGGAGACTTTGGTTTTTCAAACACGATCTACCCCTCGCTGAACGGAGGAAGTTATATCGACGTAACCATCATGGTACTTGTCATGTCCATCTTTGCAGCGGTATATCCTGCGATCAAGGCATTGAAACTAAAACCCGTGGAAGCGCTGAGAAAAATATAA
- a CDS encoding ABC transporter ATP-binding protein: MHIIETTQLKKVYEGPVPVYAVNDVNLTFDAGEFTAIVGPSGSGKTTLLNLIGGLDRPTSGDITVAGTIMNELSENELIRFRLHNIGFVFQSYNLIPVLTARENAEFTMLLQKHPKKERLERVDQLLKEVGLADQAYKTPGALSGGQQQRVAVVRALAPKPRFVLADEPTANLDGHSAENLLDIMLKLNREENVTFIFSTHDNRVIERARRVITLEDGKIVSDEVRNKQ, translated from the coding sequence ATGCATATTATTGAAACAACCCAACTAAAAAAGGTCTACGAAGGTCCTGTACCCGTTTACGCGGTAAACGATGTGAACCTGACGTTTGATGCCGGTGAGTTCACCGCCATTGTCGGACCTTCCGGAAGCGGAAAAACAACACTGCTGAATCTGATTGGCGGTCTGGATCGCCCAACCTCAGGAGACATCACCGTTGCCGGTACGATCATGAATGAATTATCCGAAAATGAATTAATCCGGTTCCGGCTTCACAATATTGGTTTCGTGTTTCAGTCCTACAATCTTATTCCGGTGCTTACCGCAAGGGAAAATGCCGAATTCACCATGCTCTTACAGAAGCACCCGAAAAAAGAAAGACTGGAGCGGGTTGATCAACTATTAAAGGAAGTGGGACTTGCAGATCAGGCCTATAAAACTCCAGGCGCCTTATCCGGAGGGCAACAACAAAGGGTGGCTGTGGTACGTGCGCTGGCACCGAAGCCCAGGTTTGTTCTGGCTGATGAACCCACCGCCAACCTGGACGGGCATTCAGCAGAAAACCTACTCGACATCATGCTTAAACTGAACCGTGAAGAAAATGTCACCTTCATCTTCTCCACCCATGACAACCGTGTTATTGAACGAGCCCGGCGCGTGATCACACTTGAAGACGGAAAGATCGTATCGGATGAGGTCCGGAACAAACAATAG
- a CDS encoding T9SS type A sorting domain-containing protein, producing MRKPLLLIISATFFASAASAQCKLLTDSIIAGEDQTRYESYEYDGSGRISRVFMVDSGQTSYNSYDSLKYDGSNRLVNVYRMDVGNTSPRQTSTISYNGSNKISRIHVAGDNGSPWTMAHNMTYDGSANLTAVLLDATAISGSPEGFMASFQNIQWSGGNISKLDLVADLGNGPDTLELSASMDGYKNVERLMYVTEGPDMISFYNTNNILTITFDNAEVLGPAGTKALQYAYTYASNQEVITRQTLPGVFDSRVTTQEFHYDCSAGIGDDDQLRASLGLFPNPAADRVMVQLERNDYTLRLMNLQGQVLKAMTVQGQLAEVDLTSYANGMYIVEVEQNGNRARTRLVKN from the coding sequence ATGAGAAAACCGCTACTCCTTATTATCTCAGCCACCTTTTTTGCTTCTGCAGCCTCTGCACAGTGTAAGCTACTCACCGATTCGATCATAGCCGGAGAGGATCAGACACGTTATGAGAGCTATGAATATGACGGATCAGGAAGGATATCCCGTGTGTTTATGGTGGATTCCGGTCAGACCTCCTATAACAGCTATGATAGCCTGAAATATGACGGTAGCAACAGATTGGTGAACGTATACCGCATGGATGTGGGAAATACCAGCCCAAGGCAAACTTCAACGATTTCATATAACGGAAGCAACAAGATCAGCAGGATACATGTAGCCGGTGACAACGGTTCGCCCTGGACCATGGCGCATAATATGACCTATGATGGTTCAGCGAATCTGACGGCTGTTTTACTCGATGCTACTGCTATTTCAGGCAGTCCGGAAGGATTCATGGCCTCGTTTCAGAATATCCAGTGGAGTGGGGGTAACATATCAAAGCTCGATCTCGTGGCAGACCTGGGCAATGGACCGGATACACTGGAGTTGAGTGCGTCTATGGATGGATATAAGAATGTAGAGCGATTGATGTATGTGACAGAAGGGCCGGACATGATCTCATTCTACAATACCAATAACATCCTGACCATCACCTTTGATAATGCGGAAGTACTCGGCCCTGCCGGAACAAAGGCCCTGCAGTATGCTTATACCTATGCGAGTAATCAGGAGGTTATCACCCGTCAAACTCTTCCCGGTGTTTTTGACAGCCGGGTAACCACACAAGAGTTCCATTATGATTGCAGTGCCGGTATCGGTGATGATGATCAACTCAGAGCCTCTTTGGGATTGTTTCCGAATCCGGCTGCCGACAGGGTCATGGTTCAGTTGGAACGCAATGATTATACCTTGCGACTGATGAACCTTCAGGGGCAGGTGTTGAAGGCGATGACCGTGCAAGGTCAATTGGCGGAAGTTGATCTGACCTCTTATGCAAACGGAATGTACATTGTAGAAGTGGAACAGAACGGAAATCGAGCAAGAACAAGGCTCGTGAAAAACTAA
- a CDS encoding septum formation inhibitor Maf: protein MLQRSIYFIVGISVLTWLGCNSSGTESDHKSEIASRQLPEPFGDYWYQSKAEINRYDLYQERYGEIRNGDAILIFVTEDFLPGKQVKADDFRNPDAKKVMKLNHIRKFVTGIYDYSVMTSVFVPLYTMEGAWKISTSSQEWCGHSWIQLNKQNGRWAVEGHSYFEKEADTSYTLPDAWTEDELMIWARLDPEQLPTGPIDMIPSALGSRLYHHPSSINHAEASWEESLGDTLVYQVDFTEQKHKVILYIQKAFPHQIWGWDESPVGKSDQPELYTRARLRQTILEPYWQQNAVKDSVERVRLMM, encoded by the coding sequence ATGCTTCAACGTTCCATTTATTTTATTGTTGGCATTTCAGTTCTAACCTGGTTGGGATGCAATTCCTCGGGTACGGAAAGTGATCATAAATCGGAAATCGCCTCACGACAACTTCCGGAGCCATTCGGAGACTACTGGTATCAATCCAAAGCCGAGATCAACCGTTATGATCTTTACCAGGAACGGTACGGAGAAATCCGAAACGGTGACGCTATCCTGATTTTTGTTACGGAAGATTTTTTGCCGGGGAAACAAGTGAAGGCCGATGATTTCCGGAATCCCGATGCGAAAAAAGTTATGAAACTGAACCACATCCGGAAATTCGTTACCGGCATTTACGACTATTCCGTTATGACTTCGGTCTTCGTGCCTCTTTACACCATGGAAGGCGCCTGGAAGATATCGACCTCTTCTCAGGAATGGTGCGGACATTCCTGGATTCAGCTCAACAAGCAAAATGGTCGCTGGGCAGTTGAAGGACATTCCTATTTTGAGAAAGAAGCGGATACCTCCTATACCCTTCCGGACGCCTGGACAGAAGATGAGTTAATGATATGGGCCAGGCTTGATCCGGAACAACTTCCCACAGGCCCCATAGACATGATCCCTTCTGCACTGGGAAGCCGCCTCTACCATCATCCGAGCAGCATCAACCATGCCGAAGCATCCTGGGAGGAAAGTCTCGGCGATACACTTGTATACCAGGTTGACTTTACCGAGCAAAAGCATAAAGTCATTCTCTATATCCAAAAAGCATTCCCCCATCAGATCTGGGGTTGGGATGAAAGTCCCGTGGGTAAAAGTGATCAGCCGGAACTTTATACCAGGGCCAGACTCAGACAAACTATACTTGAGCCTTACTGGCAGCAAAATGCGGTGAAAGACAGCGTGGAACGTGTTAGGTTGATGATGTGA